A stretch of Mustelus asterias chromosome 24, sMusAst1.hap1.1, whole genome shotgun sequence DNA encodes these proteins:
- the LOC144511378 gene encoding SERTA domain-containing protein 2-like yields MVGKGVKRKRHADGGLDSCQNLADCPQSYSLKRQLVLNTSLNKMQSGRTLPELSLRRTVLIANTLRQIQEEIRLESSQLASALALDAGCAELGSQREPPPSRLTTEGHPAGFGDGLEDYMSTASDEDFSLSSAINSILRDLDIVIDGSPSQPPPQETLDSPEAMDTTAEDGDKEDVHPLEPPRPLESVFGSFEIMSSSYLVGVTLDDLFLDIDTSVCDCDAAAVGPAPSGRVAPPGAADDLAKTYPSCNSSSSLGANPSLRTDLNDLDHIMEILVSS; encoded by the coding sequence ATGGTTGGGAAAGGTGTGAAGCGGAAACGCCATGCTGATGGGGGTCTGGATTCCTGTCAGAACCTCGCCGACTGTCCGCAGTCCTATAGCCTCAAGCGGCAGCTAGTGCTCAACACCTCACTGAATAAGATGCAGAGTGGGCGGACACTGCCGGAGCTCAGCCTCCGGCGCACCGTGCTGATTGCCAACACCCTGCGGCAGATCCAGGAGGAGATTCGGCTGGAGAGCAGCCAGCTGGCATCTGCCTTGGCCTTGGACGCCGGGTGTGCAGAATTGGGCAGCCAGCGAGAGCCCCCGCCCTCGCGGCTGACCACTGAGGGCCACCCGGCTGGATTTGGCGATGGCCTGGAGGACTACATGTCCACCGCCTCCGACGAGGacttctctctctcctccgccATTAACTCCATCCTCCGGGACCTTGACATTGTTATCGACGGGAGCCCTTCGCAACCACCCCCACAGGAGACTCTGGACTCGCCAGAGGCGATGGACACGACAGCAGAAGATGGTGACAAAGAGGACGTCCATCCCCTGGAGCCTCCTCGGCCTTTGGAGTCTGTGTTTGGCAGCTTTGAGATCATGAGCTCCAGTTACCTCGTAGGCGTGACCCTGGATGACCTTTTCCTTGACATTGACACCTCTGTATGCGACTGTGACGCAGCTGCGGTGGGGCCAGCTCCCAGTGGCCGGGTGGCGCCCCCCGGCGCGGCTGATGACCTGGCCAAGACCTACCCCTCATGCAATTCCTCCTCTTCGCTGGGAGCCAATCCAAGCTTAAGGACTGACCTGAACGACCTGGATCACATCATGGAGATCCTGGTCAGCTCGTGA